In Altererythrobacter aquiaggeris, the genomic stretch GCCTCGACCATATCACGAGCGATAGCTTGCTCGACGACATAACAACCGCCTCCGCCCGCATCGGCTTGCGGTACGGTTTCTGAATTACCGGAAGGATTGACCCATGTTTGACGATTTTTACGGCCTTACCGCCCGTCCTTTCCAGTTAACGCCCGATCCGGCGTTTTACTTCGAAAGCGCCACGCACCGTAAGGCGCTTTCCTATCTGGGCTACGGCCTTGCACAGGGGGAAGGCTTCATCGTGATAACGGGCGAGGTCGGTGCAGGTAAATCCACGCTTGTCGCCCATTTGATGGACCGGATCGATGATGAACAGATGGCTGTCGGCCAGGTGGTTACAAGCAATCTGGACGGCGAAGAACTGGTCCACGTGGTTGCGCAAAGTTTCAGCCTCGAAGTTGGCGGCCATGACAAGGCATCTGCGCTGGGCGCTATAGAAGCCTTTCTGCATTCGGAAGCCCGGGCGGGCCGCCGGTCATTGCTGGTGGTGGACGAATCGCAGAACCTGTCGGTCGAAGCGCTTGAAGAGCTGCGGATGCTGTCCAACTTCCAGCTGGGTTCGCATCCATTGCTGCAGATCCTGTTGCTGGGTCAGCCGGAATTCCGGCAAACGCTGCAATCGCATACCGCACTGGAGCAACTGCGCCAGCGCGTGATCGCGGCGCACCATCTCGAAGCGATGGAAGAATCCGAGATCGAACCGTATATCAAGCACCGCCTTGGATGCGTTGGCTATGCGGGCAATCCGGCGTTCGACCAGCGCGTGTTTTCCGAACTGTACCGCGCGACGGGCGGAATTCCGCGCAAGTTGAACCAGATTGTGACCCGTTTGCTGCTGCTCGGCGCGGTCGAGCAGCGGACGCGGATCGACAATGCCATGCTGACATCGGTGTTGCAGGAAATGGCAGGGGAAAACGCCTTCCCCGAGGCC encodes the following:
- a CDS encoding XrtA/PEP-CTERM system-associated ATPase, which codes for MFDDFYGLTARPFQLTPDPAFYFESATHRKALSYLGYGLAQGEGFIVITGEVGAGKSTLVAHLMDRIDDEQMAVGQVVTSNLDGEELVHVVAQSFSLEVGGHDKASALGAIEAFLHSEARAGRRSLLVVDESQNLSVEALEELRMLSNFQLGSHPLLQILLLGQPEFRQTLQSHTALEQLRQRVIAAHHLEAMEESEIEPYIKHRLGCVGYAGNPAFDQRVFSELYRATGGIPRKLNQIVTRLLLLGAVEQRTRIDNAMLTSVLQEMAGENAFPEAAPAPMAKAGPAPEPVQIKHPKPPAAASFVAPGPEEEAARPIDPKFVDRLLAARDIQIAELQQAVVELSEASGDSNLEAMAERLQALEMQVQEQEHAIRHTLTMLIEFIEDEQPRKAA